From one Candidatus Binatia bacterium genomic stretch:
- a CDS encoding molybdopterin-dependent oxidoreductase: protein MKETRHTFCRICEALCGLEVDVEEGRVTAIRPDAEHVATSGFACAKGLKQHRMYDSPDRLMYPTKRVGTSWQRISWEQANYEIGQKVRAISEDTGPDSIAMYVGTAAGFGVLHPAFAQGFMTGLGSRSMYSSATQDCANKFAVARQVYGFPFTQPFPDLDRTDCLVITGANPAISKWSFLQVSNPIKRLRDMEERGAKIFIVDPRRTETAKVAGEHVFIRPGTDVFFFLAFLRELIATGGVDRARVAAHMRGFDDLEKIAEPWTPQRTAEVTQIPAEKLQEMVTCYRKAAGAAMYCSTGVNMGGNGSLAFWIQECINAVSGNLDRSGGTLVGMGVTDFIAFGKKTGTLLSNHESRVGGFRSTNDAFPGGILADEILTPGRGQVRALFVTGGNPLLTMANSARLRDSFAKLELLVTLDIFRSETGQLAHYNLPCTSPLQRPDLPFIFPLMLGLQSKPYLQATDRVVDPEGEQRDEATIYLDLARASGVSLFGSRPVQASLEFARSLNSLRSKDAQPSVPQKALLSAILRATRQGGFRKLLREKHGRPRPDHQAGTFLGKRVITEDQRVDLAPPALVAQAAKLESDFASERENASKLKLITRRAVTTHNSWTHNLEEFVDADRVTNYLYMHPDDAGRAGLTEGALADVTTDTATVRVPVRLLPELMPGTVALPHGWGHQAATGLSVASKTRGVNVNLLSPDGPGRIEKISGMAHLTGFVVDVRPASGPLEHDWSGVAAS from the coding sequence ATGAAGGAGACGCGCCACACCTTCTGCCGCATCTGCGAGGCCCTCTGCGGCCTCGAAGTGGACGTCGAAGAAGGACGCGTCACCGCGATCCGCCCCGATGCCGAGCACGTTGCCACCAGCGGTTTCGCGTGCGCCAAGGGGCTCAAGCAGCACCGCATGTACGATTCGCCCGACCGGCTGATGTACCCGACCAAGAGGGTCGGAACGAGCTGGCAGCGCATTTCGTGGGAGCAGGCCAACTACGAGATCGGGCAGAAAGTCCGCGCGATCAGCGAGGACACGGGGCCGGACTCGATCGCGATGTACGTCGGCACCGCTGCCGGCTTCGGCGTGCTGCATCCCGCCTTCGCGCAGGGCTTCATGACCGGGCTCGGCAGCCGCAGCATGTATTCGTCGGCAACCCAGGACTGCGCGAACAAGTTCGCCGTGGCACGCCAGGTCTACGGGTTCCCGTTCACGCAACCGTTTCCCGACCTCGACCGCACCGACTGCCTCGTGATCACCGGCGCCAACCCTGCGATCTCCAAGTGGAGCTTCCTGCAGGTCTCCAACCCCATCAAGCGCCTTCGCGACATGGAAGAGCGCGGCGCGAAGATCTTCATCGTCGATCCGCGCCGCACCGAAACGGCCAAGGTTGCCGGCGAGCACGTCTTCATCCGGCCGGGCACCGACGTGTTTTTCTTCCTGGCGTTCCTTCGCGAGCTCATCGCCACCGGCGGAGTCGATCGCGCCCGCGTCGCCGCGCACATGCGCGGCTTCGACGATCTCGAGAAAATCGCCGAACCGTGGACACCGCAGCGGACGGCAGAGGTTACGCAGATCCCGGCCGAAAAGCTGCAGGAAATGGTCACCTGTTACCGCAAGGCCGCCGGCGCCGCGATGTACTGCTCCACCGGCGTCAACATGGGCGGCAACGGCTCGCTCGCGTTCTGGATCCAGGAGTGCATCAACGCCGTTTCCGGAAACCTCGATCGCAGCGGCGGCACCCTGGTCGGGATGGGCGTCACCGACTTCATCGCGTTCGGCAAGAAGACCGGCACGCTGCTGTCGAACCACGAGTCGCGCGTCGGCGGCTTCCGTTCGACCAACGATGCATTTCCCGGCGGCATCCTCGCCGATGAAATCCTGACTCCGGGCCGCGGCCAGGTGCGGGCGCTGTTCGTCACCGGCGGCAACCCTCTGCTGACCATGGCCAACAGCGCCAGGCTGCGCGATTCGTTCGCCAAGCTCGAGCTTCTCGTCACGCTCGACATCTTTCGTTCGGAGACGGGGCAGCTCGCGCACTACAACCTGCCGTGCACCTCTCCGCTGCAGAGACCCGACCTTCCGTTCATCTTCCCGTTGATGCTCGGGCTGCAGTCGAAGCCCTACCTCCAGGCAACCGACCGCGTCGTCGATCCCGAGGGCGAGCAGCGCGACGAAGCGACGATCTACCTCGACCTCGCCCGCGCCAGCGGCGTCAGCCTGTTCGGATCCAGGCCGGTGCAGGCCTCCCTCGAATTCGCGCGCAGCCTGAATTCGCTGCGAAGCAAGGACGCGCAGCCGTCGGTGCCGCAAAAAGCGCTCCTTTCGGCGATCCTGCGCGCCACGCGCCAGGGCGGGTTCCGCAAGCTGCTTCGCGAAAAGCACGGCCGCCCGCGGCCGGATCACCAGGCGGGAACCTTTCTCGGCAAGCGCGTGATCACCGAGGACCAGCGCGTGGACCTCGCGCCGCCGGCCCTGGTCGCGCAGGCGGCCAAGCTCGAATCGGACTTTGCATCCGAGCGGGAAAACGCCAGCAAGCTGAAGCTGATCACGCGCCGCGCAGTGACCACGCACAACTCGTGGACCCACAACCTCGAAGAATTCGTCGACGCCGACCGCGTGACGAACTATCTCTACATGCATCCCGACGACGCGGGGCGCGCCGGCCTCACCGAAGGCGCACTCGCCGACGTCACGACCGACACCGCCACCGTGCGCGTGCCGGTGCGCCTGCTGCCCGAGCTGATGCCGGGCACCGTCGCGCTGCCGCACGGCTGGGGCCACCAGGCCGCGACCGGCCTTTCGGTCGCGAGCAAGACTCGCGGCGTCAACGTCAACCTGCTGTCTCCAGACGGGCCCGGGCGCATCGAAAAGATCTCCGGAATGGCGCACCTGACGGGTTTCGTCGTCGACGTGCGGCCGGCAAGCGGCCCGCTGGAGCACGACTGGTCGGGCGTCGCGGCGAGTTGA
- a CDS encoding phosphoribosyl-AMP cyclohydrolase, with protein sequence MSAQLEAKLEEGTGVQLDFAKLAKIGEKGQHVVPVVLQDSESKDVLYIGYVNDLALAETLKTRRAVLWSTSRNELWRKGETSGDVLELVDVRINCEQNSLLYVVRPTRGGCCHTKDSSGRTRRTCYYRRLDSESQAAFLDGMR encoded by the coding sequence ATGTCCGCGCAACTCGAAGCGAAACTCGAAGAAGGAACCGGTGTCCAGCTCGATTTCGCCAAGCTCGCGAAAATCGGCGAGAAGGGCCAGCACGTCGTCCCGGTCGTTCTCCAGGATTCCGAGAGCAAGGACGTACTCTACATCGGCTACGTGAACGATCTCGCGCTCGCGGAAACGCTGAAGACGCGCCGCGCGGTGCTGTGGTCCACCTCCCGCAACGAGCTGTGGCGCAAGGGTGAAACCTCCGGCGACGTGCTCGAGCTGGTCGACGTGCGGATCAACTGCGAGCAGAACTCGCTGCTGTACGTCGTGCGGCCCACGCGCGGCGGCTGCTGCCACACGAAAGACTCTTCGGGCCGCACGCGCCGGACCTGCTATTACCGCCGCCTCGATTCGGAGTCCCAGGCCGCCTTCCTCGACGGGATGCGCTGA
- a CDS encoding M20/M25/M40 family metallo-hydrolase, producing MPRDGAAATAVPSIDATKSPLAAPYVDVARRIRDASLASDRAFERLGYLTDKIGPRLSGSTALEHAVQWARDCFVADGQANVTLEPVQVPHWVRGAASATVVTPVQRTLSLLALGGSVATAPQGLTAPVMVVGSFDELESRKAEAKGKIVLFDHPMASQGSAGRNYGEALPYRTTGAMRAAPLGARAVLVRSLTARSLGSPHTGYMRYPDPPMADVPKIPAAAISVEDAELLHRLVRRGDKPFVHLAMSPRMLPDAKSANVLAEIPGRDLAQEVVVIGAHLDSWDVGQGAQDDGAGVVVVMEALATLRKLGLEPRRTIRAVLFTNEENGVHGAAQYEADHRDQLSHHVAAFEIDSGAGAPRGFMTDGDQPFLGQAREIASLLAPVGADTVLPGFSGEDVSAMKPEKVPLFGVLLDGEHYFDVHHSVADTLDKIDPAQLRKTVAALATMAFVVADREDTWSTAPAPAAGR from the coding sequence ATGCCCCGCGATGGCGCGGCTGCCACCGCCGTCCCATCGATCGACGCAACGAAAAGCCCACTCGCCGCCCCGTACGTCGACGTCGCCCGGCGCATCCGCGACGCGAGCCTCGCCAGCGACCGCGCGTTCGAGCGGCTCGGCTATCTCACCGACAAAATCGGCCCGCGCCTGTCGGGCTCGACCGCGCTGGAGCATGCGGTCCAGTGGGCTCGCGACTGCTTCGTCGCCGACGGCCAGGCGAACGTGACGCTGGAGCCGGTGCAGGTTCCCCACTGGGTTCGCGGCGCGGCGTCCGCGACCGTGGTGACGCCCGTGCAGCGCACACTGTCGCTGCTGGCGCTCGGCGGAAGCGTCGCGACGGCGCCACAAGGCCTCACGGCGCCGGTGATGGTCGTCGGTTCGTTCGACGAGCTGGAGTCGCGCAAGGCCGAAGCGAAAGGCAAGATCGTGCTGTTCGATCATCCGATGGCGAGCCAGGGCAGCGCGGGCCGCAACTACGGCGAGGCGCTGCCGTATCGCACGACGGGTGCAATGCGTGCCGCGCCGCTCGGCGCGAGGGCCGTGCTGGTGCGGTCGCTGACGGCCCGAAGCCTCGGCAGCCCGCACACCGGCTACATGCGCTACCCCGATCCGCCGATGGCAGACGTGCCGAAGATCCCTGCTGCGGCGATTTCGGTCGAAGACGCCGAGCTGCTGCACCGCCTCGTCCGCCGCGGCGACAAGCCGTTCGTTCACCTCGCGATGTCGCCTCGGATGCTGCCTGACGCAAAGTCCGCGAACGTGCTCGCCGAGATTCCGGGTCGCGACCTCGCGCAGGAAGTGGTCGTCATCGGCGCCCATCTGGATTCGTGGGACGTCGGGCAGGGAGCCCAGGACGATGGCGCCGGCGTCGTCGTCGTGATGGAGGCGCTTGCCACTCTGCGGAAGCTCGGCCTGGAGCCGCGCCGCACGATCCGCGCGGTGCTGTTCACCAACGAGGAGAACGGAGTGCACGGCGCTGCGCAATACGAGGCTGACCATCGCGACCAGCTCTCGCATCACGTCGCGGCTTTCGAGATCGACTCGGGAGCCGGCGCGCCGCGAGGATTCATGACCGACGGTGACCAGCCGTTTCTCGGCCAGGCGCGCGAGATCGCGTCGCTGCTCGCCCCGGTCGGCGCCGACACGGTGCTCCCCGGTTTTTCCGGCGAGGACGTCTCCGCGATGAAGCCCGAAAAGGTTCCTCTGTTCGGGGTCCTGCTCGATGGCGAGCACTACTTCGACGTGCACCACTCGGTGGCCGACACCCTCGACAAGATCGATCCGGCGCAGCTGCGCAAAACCGTCGCTGCGCTGGCGACGATGGCGTTCGTCGTCGCCGACCGGGAGGACACCTGGAGCACGGCCCCGGCGCCGGCCGCAGGTCGATGA
- a CDS encoding heparan-alpha-glucosaminide N-acetyltransferase domain-containing protein, with amino-acid sequence MTANAGPTVLQPAAPAPRASAAPSPLGRLVALDWMRGLVMVLMALDHSSDAFNAGRVFGDSAGSWHAGTPIAADQFFVRWVTHLCAPTFVFLAGTGLAFSVRKELSSGKTQRDVDRYMLTRGVVIAAFELWISYFVMPKGQYLFQVLYAIGTSYLLMIPLRRLGDRLALVLAVSMMLGLELVCGVLLGSYGGRPPLWAMLLFVPGNPPHLFIGYPTLHWLALMLLGWCFGSYLIRNPQTAVDLARKLLAAGGALLLCFAVVRGLDGYGNMALYRDDASVVQWLHVSKYPPSLAFDTLELGICFVLLSLLFALSATRAPRPASLLLVLGRTPMFFYLLHFPLLVTAAQLLGVEHKLGIPAAFLGATTVVAVLYPACRAYGRYKAAHKQGWARYI; translated from the coding sequence GTGACGGCGAACGCGGGCCCGACGGTATTGCAACCGGCAGCGCCTGCACCGCGGGCGAGTGCGGCCCCGTCTCCACTCGGCCGCCTCGTCGCTCTCGACTGGATGCGCGGGCTGGTGATGGTGCTGATGGCGCTCGACCACAGCTCCGACGCGTTCAACGCCGGCAGGGTATTCGGCGACAGCGCAGGTTCCTGGCATGCGGGTACGCCGATCGCGGCCGACCAGTTCTTCGTGCGCTGGGTGACGCACCTGTGTGCGCCGACTTTCGTATTTCTCGCGGGCACCGGCCTCGCGTTCTCCGTCAGAAAGGAGCTCTCGAGCGGAAAAACCCAGCGCGACGTCGACCGCTACATGCTGACACGCGGCGTGGTGATCGCCGCGTTCGAGCTGTGGATCTCGTACTTCGTGATGCCGAAGGGCCAGTACCTTTTCCAGGTCCTGTACGCGATCGGCACGAGCTACCTGCTGATGATCCCGCTGCGAAGGCTCGGCGACCGTCTCGCCCTGGTGCTGGCAGTCTCGATGATGCTCGGCCTCGAGCTCGTCTGCGGGGTTCTGCTCGGCTCGTACGGCGGACGGCCGCCACTGTGGGCGATGTTGCTCTTCGTTCCCGGCAATCCTCCGCATCTGTTCATCGGCTATCCGACCTTGCACTGGTTGGCGCTGATGCTGCTCGGCTGGTGCTTCGGCAGCTACCTGATCCGGAATCCGCAGACCGCGGTCGACCTGGCGCGCAAACTGCTTGCGGCCGGAGGCGCGTTGCTGCTGTGTTTCGCCGTCGTCCGCGGTCTCGATGGCTACGGCAACATGGCGCTCTACCGCGACGACGCGTCCGTCGTGCAGTGGCTGCACGTCAGCAAGTATCCGCCGAGCCTCGCGTTCGACACTCTCGAGTTGGGCATCTGCTTCGTGCTGCTGTCCCTCCTCTTCGCGCTTTCGGCCACGCGCGCGCCGCGGCCGGCCAGCCTGCTGCTGGTGCTCGGACGCACGCCGATGTTCTTCTATCTGCTGCACTTCCCGCTGCTCGTCACTGCCGCGCAGCTTCTCGGCGTCGAGCACAAGCTCGGCATCCCGGCTGCCTTCCTCGGTGCGACTACCGTCGTCGCGGTACTGTATCCGGCCTGTCGCGCGTACGGGCGCTACAAGGCGGCCCACAAGCAGGGGTGGGCGCGCTACATTTGA
- a CDS encoding PqiC family protein yields the protein MKHRTRLRYLRSCVVLLAVLAAGGCTLLKPAPDKSRYFVLSSLQANAGAPAATHPEVRIGLGPVNLPGYLDSQGLVRTGDGTVEYVHDAFWAEPLASAFPRALLYRTAARIGTTNAVAYPWYSTTRVDWKIPVDVLRFDALADGRGVLVARWRVERTSDGAVVAGSQSSFEEAGGSDAAQVVDALSRCVDHLADTIAGAVIGAASAPAATSPKKTARPTTKKP from the coding sequence ATGAAACACCGCACGAGGCTCCGGTACCTGCGCTCCTGCGTCGTGCTGCTCGCCGTCCTGGCTGCCGGCGGCTGCACGCTGCTCAAGCCCGCGCCGGACAAGTCGCGGTACTTCGTGTTGTCGTCGCTGCAGGCGAACGCCGGCGCGCCCGCGGCCACGCATCCGGAAGTGCGCATCGGACTCGGACCGGTCAACCTGCCCGGCTACCTCGATTCGCAGGGGCTGGTGCGCACCGGCGACGGCACCGTCGAGTACGTGCACGATGCATTCTGGGCCGAGCCGCTGGCGTCGGCCTTTCCGCGCGCTCTCCTGTATCGAACCGCAGCGCGCATCGGCACGACCAACGCGGTGGCATATCCGTGGTACTCGACGACGCGCGTCGACTGGAAAATCCCCGTCGACGTGCTGCGCTTCGACGCGCTGGCCGACGGGCGCGGCGTGCTCGTCGCGCGCTGGCGCGTCGAGCGTACTTCCGACGGCGCGGTCGTCGCGGGATCGCAGTCTTCGTTCGAGGAGGCGGGCGGCAGCGATGCGGCCCAGGTAGTCGACGCCCTCAGTCGCTGCGTCGACCACCTCGCCGACACAATCGCCGGGGCCGTCATCGGCGCGGCGTCGGCGCCAGCGGCAACCTCACCGAAGAAAACCGCGAGGCCGACGACGAAAAAACCCTAG